One segment of Nostoc flagelliforme CCNUN1 DNA contains the following:
- a CDS encoding helix-turn-helix domain-containing protein: MLRVECDRWNESASKLREEALKANHARTRERLMALYEICNGKSATKVGRETGRNPQTVMEWVHRYNLSGIKALLYQRTGGHPPFFPQK, encoded by the coding sequence ATGCTCAGAGTAGAATGCGATCGCTGGAATGAAAGTGCCTCAAAATTGAGAGAAGAAGCATTAAAAGCGAATCATGCTCGTACTCGCGAGCGTTTAATGGCACTGTACGAAATATGTAACGGAAAAAGTGCGACAAAGGTAGGCAGAGAAACAGGGCGTAACCCTCAGACAGTAATGGAGTGGGTACATCGTTACAATCTCTCAGGTATAAAAGCACTGTTATATCAGCGTACAGGTGGTCATCCCCCTTTTTTCCCTCAGAAGTAA
- a CDS encoding IS5 family transposase, which translates to MSKAYPSNLTRVQYEFLSEMIPEPKPGGRKREVDIWEVLNGIFYVLVEGVRWRSLPGDFPAWQTVYTYFRNWRKDGTWLEIHDTLRQWTRIEQERHSSPSEAIIDSQSVKTAAMVHKAVGYDAGKKIKGRKRFMTVDTLGLVLRVLVTAASVGEREGGKKVLKRVKQSSNQVSRLTTIWVDGGFNGDPFMQWVMDFCRWIVQVVLRPEQTKGFVLLKKRWVVERTFGWLMGCRRLVRDYELLPETSETFIYLAMIRIMVRRLA; encoded by the coding sequence ATGAGTAAAGCATACCCCAGCAATCTGACCCGTGTTCAATATGAATTTCTGAGTGAGATGATTCCAGAACCAAAACCTGGTGGTCGCAAGCGTGAAGTTGATATATGGGAAGTCCTTAACGGAATTTTTTATGTCTTGGTAGAAGGAGTTAGATGGCGATCGCTACCGGGTGACTTTCCCGCATGGCAGACAGTGTACACCTATTTTCGTAATTGGCGCAAAGATGGAACTTGGCTAGAAATTCACGATACACTCCGGCAGTGGACGCGAATTGAGCAGGAGCGCCATTCGAGTCCATCAGAGGCAATCATTGATAGTCAAAGTGTGAAAACTGCTGCAATGGTACATAAAGCTGTGGGCTACGATGCGGGCAAGAAAATAAAAGGGCGCAAGCGATTTATGACAGTTGATACCTTGGGTTTAGTTTTGCGGGTCTTGGTAACAGCAGCCAGTGTGGGTGAGCGTGAAGGGGGCAAAAAAGTTCTTAAACGGGTAAAGCAATCTAGCAACCAGGTTTCTCGTTTGACAACCATTTGGGTGGATGGCGGCTTTAATGGTGATCCGTTCATGCAGTGGGTGATGGACTTCTGTCGTTGGATTGTGCAGGTGGTTCTGCGACCAGAACAAACCAAGGGTTTTGTGCTGCTCAAAAAACGTTGGGTCGTGGAGCGGACTTTTGGTTGGTTAATGGGGTGTCGGCGATTGGTTAGAGACTATGAATTATTGCCTGAAACATCGGAGACATTTATCTACCTTGCCATGATTCGGATCATGGTGAGGCGATTAGCATAA